The following are encoded in a window of Armatimonadota bacterium genomic DNA:
- a CDS encoding endonuclease/exonuclease/phosphatase family protein — translation MWLRTKREDKGQKLDWVVVWPLISFLVALIAIAVYGFQPDALAAWTVWPPGVTAVIWLIVPLLRRPSTWRKIALIPVVPWVAFLLAYGDEWRAIVPHSVPSTELHVVTLNCAGGMLEAVREAVDTGADIVLLQESPGPDELQDLVADLPDGYSVVSGIDASVIARGDLTVVLQEQNFTMVRFSRGDDLQLDIVSLRMVPPVLRMDYWNPNCWRAYAEDRRRHRAELAEIWTAVDKVRSERPLILGGDFNVVPVRNVTALLEHAGLQDAWSAAGRGWYATMLNSAPVVRIDRIWASGELRPKLAKVKKTKYSDHRMVEAWFDVQR, via the coding sequence ATGTGGCTGCGAACCAAGCGCGAGGACAAAGGCCAAAAGTTAGATTGGGTCGTCGTTTGGCCGCTGATATCGTTCCTGGTCGCGCTCATCGCGATCGCTGTTTACGGTTTTCAACCGGACGCTCTGGCAGCATGGACTGTATGGCCTCCTGGCGTCACAGCGGTCATCTGGCTGATAGTTCCTCTCTTGCGGCGCCCCTCAACCTGGCGGAAGATCGCCCTGATCCCGGTCGTGCCGTGGGTCGCGTTCCTCTTGGCCTACGGTGACGAATGGCGCGCGATCGTCCCGCATTCTGTACCGAGTACCGAGCTTCACGTCGTCACGCTCAACTGTGCCGGCGGAATGCTGGAAGCAGTGCGTGAGGCAGTAGACACCGGCGCCGACATCGTGCTGCTGCAGGAGAGCCCGGGCCCCGATGAGCTTCAGGACTTGGTGGCGGACTTGCCCGACGGTTACAGCGTCGTTTCCGGAATCGATGCATCGGTGATCGCACGGGGAGACCTAACGGTCGTGCTGCAAGAACAGAACTTCACGATGGTGCGGTTTTCGCGCGGCGACGATCTGCAACTCGACATCGTGAGCCTGCGCATGGTTCCACCTGTGCTGAGGATGGATTACTGGAACCCGAACTGCTGGCGGGCGTATGCCGAGGACCGCAGGCGGCATAGGGCCGAGCTTGCTGAAATATGGACGGCAGTGGATAAAGTCCGCTCCGAACGACCGCTCATATTAGGAGGGGACTTCAACGTCGTTCCCGTCCGAAACGTGACGGCCCTACTTGAGCATGCAGGGCTGCAAGACGCCTGGTCGGCTGCTGGAAGGGGCTGGTACGCGACGATGCTCAACTCAGCGCCGGTCGTGCGTATAGACAGGATCTGGGCGTCGGGCGAGCTGAGACCAAAGCTCGCCAAGGTCAAGA